Proteins encoded in a region of the Cytobacillus pseudoceanisediminis genome:
- the gcvT gene encoding glycine cleavage system aminomethyltransferase GcvT gives MSQLKRTPLFEVYKDYGAKTIDFGGWDLPVQFSSIKEEHEAVRTKAGLFDVSHMGEIEVKGTDSLKYLQKMMTNDISKLKNSGAQYTAMCYENGGTVDDLLVYKIEDDHYLLVVNASNIEKDFNWLQDHAEGNVELKNLSEDMAQLAIQGPLAEKVLQKLAGTNLSDIGFFKFQQDVDLNGKKALVSRTGYTGEDGFEVYCDAQDAVALWIEILEAGKEEGVLPCGLGARDTLRFEANLALYGQELSPEITPLEAGIGFAVKVNKEADFIGKEVLKNQKENGVPRKLAGIEMIDRGIPRHGYPVYKGEELIGEVTTGTQSPTLKKNIGLVLIKKEHAEPGTDLEVEIRGKRLKAKIAATPFYKREKN, from the coding sequence ATGTCACAGTTAAAACGCACGCCTTTATTTGAGGTGTACAAAGATTACGGAGCAAAAACCATTGATTTCGGGGGCTGGGACCTTCCTGTTCAATTTTCAAGCATTAAAGAAGAACATGAAGCAGTCCGTACAAAAGCCGGGCTTTTTGATGTATCCCATATGGGTGAAATCGAAGTGAAGGGGACGGATAGCCTTAAATACCTTCAAAAAATGATGACGAACGATATTTCCAAATTAAAGAACTCAGGTGCTCAATATACAGCCATGTGTTATGAGAATGGCGGAACTGTTGATGATTTACTTGTCTATAAAATAGAGGATGATCATTATTTGCTGGTTGTAAATGCTTCCAATATTGAAAAGGACTTCAACTGGCTTCAGGACCATGCTGAAGGGAATGTGGAATTGAAAAACCTTTCTGAAGATATGGCACAGCTTGCGATTCAGGGACCGCTTGCAGAAAAAGTGCTCCAAAAGCTTGCTGGCACGAACCTGTCGGATATCGGATTTTTCAAATTCCAGCAGGATGTAGATCTGAATGGAAAGAAAGCGCTAGTCTCCAGAACAGGTTATACAGGAGAAGACGGATTTGAAGTTTATTGTGATGCCCAGGATGCAGTCGCATTATGGATTGAAATCCTTGAAGCAGGCAAAGAAGAAGGCGTGCTGCCATGCGGGCTTGGCGCAAGGGATACTCTTCGTTTTGAAGCCAACCTGGCACTCTATGGGCAGGAGCTCTCGCCTGAAATCACACCTCTTGAGGCAGGAATCGGCTTTGCTGTAAAAGTCAATAAAGAAGCTGATTTTATCGGCAAAGAAGTGCTTAAGAATCAAAAAGAAAATGGGGTTCCCCGCAAGCTGGCTGGAATTGAAATGATTGACCGCGGCATTCCGCGCCATGGCTATCCTGTATATAAAGGGGAAGAACTGATCGGGGAAGTGACAACAGGAACTCAATCTCCGACATTAAAAAAGAATATTGGCCTTGTTCTTATCAAGAAAGAGCATGCGGAGCCGGGAACTGATTTGGAAGTGGAAATCCGCGGCAAACGACTGAAGGCTAAGATTGCAGCAACACCTTTTTATAAAAGAGAAAAGAACTAA